A single region of the Variovorax paradoxus genome encodes:
- the opgC gene encoding OpgC domain-containing protein → MKRYWEIDALRGLMLVLMTVTHLPTRLTDPLGQPFGFVSAAEGFVLLSAFVAGLVYSRIGYVRGVDSMRQAFWRRVLKVYLCQAAILLFLFTVIAALGLHIDQPAVKNLVSYYLAEPRDGFLFGLLLVYEPALLDILPMYIFFMLMSPWVLAFAMRHGWALVMAASATVWAMAQFGLSEWIYGLAVHYLHIPVPFHEMGAFNSYAWQFLWFAGLCIGASRNLPDARPMRFPAWLWVPALAIAVYGFWWRHHGINGQAPFGGDVELNLLFDKWQLGPLRLVNLVALGILAVRFGPWFMRKIPRLHWLEAMGSASLPVFCAHLVAVLLVLAFYGDSQTARPWWGDGLLLLAVFAGMYAVARFTRGADVPPPADDVPTEPVRA, encoded by the coding sequence ATGAAACGCTACTGGGAAATTGACGCCTTGCGCGGGCTGATGCTCGTGCTGATGACCGTCACCCATTTGCCCACGCGCCTCACCGATCCGCTGGGGCAGCCGTTCGGCTTCGTTTCGGCGGCCGAAGGCTTCGTGCTGCTGTCGGCGTTTGTGGCGGGCCTGGTCTACAGCCGCATCGGCTACGTGCGCGGCGTCGACTCGATGCGCCAGGCCTTCTGGCGGCGCGTGCTCAAGGTGTACCTGTGCCAGGCGGCGATCCTGCTGTTCCTGTTCACGGTCATTGCCGCGCTCGGCCTGCACATCGACCAGCCGGCCGTGAAAAACCTGGTGTCGTACTACCTTGCGGAGCCGCGCGACGGATTCCTCTTCGGGCTGCTGCTCGTCTACGAACCGGCGCTGCTCGACATCCTGCCGATGTACATCTTCTTCATGTTGATGAGCCCCTGGGTGCTGGCATTTGCCATGCGCCACGGGTGGGCGCTGGTCATGGCCGCGAGCGCGACCGTGTGGGCCATGGCCCAGTTCGGGCTCAGCGAATGGATCTACGGGCTGGCAGTGCACTACCTGCACATTCCAGTGCCGTTCCACGAAATGGGCGCCTTCAACAGCTATGCGTGGCAGTTTCTCTGGTTCGCGGGGCTGTGCATCGGCGCAAGCCGCAACCTGCCCGATGCTCGGCCGATGCGTTTTCCGGCCTGGCTGTGGGTTCCCGCGCTGGCCATTGCCGTTTATGGCTTCTGGTGGCGACACCACGGCATCAACGGCCAGGCGCCCTTTGGCGGCGACGTGGAGCTGAACCTGCTGTTCGACAAATGGCAGCTGGGGCCGCTGCGCCTCGTCAACCTGGTGGCGCTGGGCATCCTGGCGGTGCGTTTCGGGCCGTGGTTCATGCGCAAGATTCCGCGCCTGCACTGGCTCGAGGCCATGGGCTCGGCCTCGCTGCCGGTGTTCTGCGCGCACCTGGTGGCGGTGCTGCTGGTGCTGGCCTTCTACGGCGACAGCCAGACCGCGCGGCCCTGGTGGGGCGATGGTTTGCTGCTGCTGGCGGTTTTTGCCGGCATGTACGCGGTGGCGCGGTTCACGCGCGGGGCCGACGTGCCGCCGCCGGCGGACGATGTGCCGACCGAGCCTGTGCGGGCCTGA
- a CDS encoding SGNH/GDSL hydrolase family protein → MKTALAAALLLTAAFASHAQNHNAVLPYESLDSTAVDTSSEYLAAKARWHNELAAFSRADQQQFPAPGGVVFVGSSSVRMWKSLLQDFRQVPGVVNRGFGGSTMADCSLFARDLVVRYKPRQVLVYAGDNDLAEGRTPLQVLESFARFVNTVRAELPNTRISFISVKPSPSREHLMPLVRETNNVIAAYLNRLPDSEYIDVFTPMLGADGRPRPELFRSDRLHMTDEGYRLWQSIIAARLPGAVAAAAPVPAPAPMPVPATAPAPVLP, encoded by the coding sequence ATGAAAACCGCGCTGGCCGCGGCCTTGCTGCTCACGGCGGCATTCGCCTCGCACGCCCAGAACCACAATGCCGTGCTGCCCTACGAGTCGCTGGACAGCACCGCGGTCGATACGTCCTCCGAATACCTGGCGGCCAAGGCGCGCTGGCACAACGAGCTCGCGGCCTTTTCCCGCGCCGACCAGCAGCAGTTTCCGGCGCCCGGCGGCGTGGTGTTCGTGGGCAGTTCCTCCGTGCGCATGTGGAAAAGCCTGCTGCAAGACTTTCGCCAGGTGCCCGGCGTCGTCAACCGCGGCTTCGGCGGCTCGACGATGGCCGACTGCAGCCTGTTCGCGCGCGACCTGGTGGTGCGCTACAAGCCGCGGCAGGTGCTGGTGTACGCCGGCGACAACGACCTGGCCGAAGGCCGCACGCCGCTGCAGGTGCTCGAAAGCTTTGCGCGCTTCGTCAACACGGTGCGCGCCGAACTGCCCAACACCCGCATCAGCTTCATCTCCGTCAAGCCGAGCCCCTCGCGTGAGCACCTGATGCCGCTGGTGCGCGAAACCAACAACGTGATTGCGGCCTATCTCAACCGCCTGCCCGACAGCGAATACATCGACGTCTTCACGCCCATGCTCGGCGCTGACGGACGGCCGCGGCCGGAACTGTTCCGCAGCGACAGGCTGCACATGACGGACGAGGGCTACCGGCTCTGGCAGTCGATCATCGCGGCGCGGCTGCCGGGAGCCGTTGCAGCGGCGGCCCCGGTTCCGGCGCCGGCACCAATGCCGGTCCCTGCGACAGCACCTGCGCCTGTCCTGCCCTGA
- a CDS encoding DUF3455 domain-containing protein, whose protein sequence is MTIRTLTVLAAAAGLAACSGMGAKPPMYSQAGLPDAVKVPAGHSVAMETVGAGDITYECRAKANMPGQHEWVFVGPDARLMDRAGKQVGKYYGPPATWESMDGSKLTATQVAVAPAGTGNIPYQLVKANPAMGTGAMQGVSYIQRVSTQGGVAPAAACGASNMGQKQVVKYQADYIFYRAV, encoded by the coding sequence ATGACCATCCGCACCCTGACCGTCCTCGCAGCTGCCGCGGGCCTTGCCGCCTGTTCCGGCATGGGCGCCAAGCCCCCGATGTATTCCCAGGCCGGCCTGCCGGACGCGGTGAAGGTGCCGGCCGGCCATTCCGTGGCCATGGAAACCGTGGGCGCAGGCGACATCACCTACGAATGCCGCGCCAAGGCGAACATGCCCGGCCAGCACGAGTGGGTCTTCGTCGGCCCGGACGCCAGGCTGATGGACCGGGCCGGCAAGCAGGTGGGCAAGTACTACGGCCCGCCGGCCACCTGGGAGAGCATGGACGGCTCCAAGCTCACGGCCACCCAGGTGGCGGTGGCGCCCGCCGGCACCGGCAACATTCCCTACCAGCTGGTGAAGGCCAACCCGGCCATGGGCACGGGCGCGATGCAGGGCGTGAGCTACATCCAGCGCGTGTCGACCCAAGGCGGCGTGGCACCGGCGGCGGCTTGCGGCGCCTCGAACATGGGCCAGAAGCAGGTCGTGAAATACCAGGCCGACTACATCTTCTACCGCGCCGTCTGA
- a CDS encoding tetratricopeptide repeat protein, with the protein MLVNDSPPPPPPFWHRLNSFFAFPFQLRPLMYGLVLAFCSLLFEAIPFLHPGLSLIVIELGIVLAASRYGFKVTALGSRGIWRSEDFPRELNEDWVNLPWKLFAISVVQGALIGWLAWYEPVLGTVGVFVVSFTFPAAVIVLVQSGSFFQAMNPGHVMDAMRIIGWPYALLCFFLFLLSAGAQIAIGMVLPMIDGLIVLPIANFAFIYFGWVMASLLGYVMYQHHDAFGIDLLPGGGVDDGAPVDRRTPEQIAAQRTDAEVAQLVTDGDVAGALGVACEAQRVAAADDLAAQRRYHRVLLLMPDKASTLLDHARRYIPLLLRRDLASEALKVFKACREKDKAFALDDAPTVMTLAKAEWRNGDAHAALALLSGFDRRFRGHAAIPQAYELAARVLVQGLGRADMAQPILKTLESRFPDSEQTQEVRWLLRPSA; encoded by the coding sequence ATGCTCGTCAACGACTCGCCGCCGCCCCCGCCTCCGTTCTGGCACCGCCTCAACAGCTTCTTTGCGTTTCCGTTCCAGCTAAGGCCGCTGATGTACGGCCTGGTGCTCGCGTTCTGCAGCCTGCTGTTCGAGGCCATTCCCTTTCTGCATCCCGGCCTGTCGCTGATCGTGATCGAACTGGGCATCGTGCTGGCGGCCAGCCGCTATGGCTTCAAGGTGACCGCGCTCGGCTCGAGGGGCATCTGGCGTTCGGAAGATTTTCCGCGCGAGCTGAATGAAGACTGGGTCAACCTGCCGTGGAAGCTGTTTGCCATTTCGGTGGTGCAGGGCGCGCTGATCGGCTGGCTGGCCTGGTACGAGCCGGTGCTGGGTACCGTCGGGGTGTTCGTGGTGTCGTTCACCTTTCCGGCCGCGGTGATCGTGCTGGTGCAGTCGGGCAGCTTTTTCCAGGCCATGAACCCCGGCCACGTGATGGATGCGATGCGCATCATCGGATGGCCGTATGCGCTGCTGTGCTTCTTCCTGTTCTTGTTGAGCGCGGGCGCGCAGATTGCCATTGGCATGGTGCTGCCGATGATCGACGGCCTCATCGTGCTGCCGATTGCCAACTTCGCGTTCATCTACTTCGGCTGGGTGATGGCCAGCCTGCTCGGCTATGTGATGTACCAGCACCATGACGCCTTCGGCATCGACCTGCTGCCCGGCGGCGGCGTGGACGACGGCGCGCCCGTGGACCGCCGCACGCCCGAGCAGATTGCCGCGCAGCGCACCGATGCCGAAGTCGCGCAGCTGGTCACCGACGGCGACGTGGCCGGCGCGCTGGGCGTGGCCTGCGAAGCCCAGCGCGTGGCGGCGGCCGACGACCTGGCGGCGCAGCGCCGCTATCACCGCGTGCTGCTGCTCATGCCCGACAAGGCATCTACCTTGCTCGACCATGCGCGCCGCTACATTCCGCTGCTGCTGCGCCGCGACCTGGCCTCCGAGGCGCTCAAGGTCTTCAAGGCCTGCCGCGAGAAGGACAAGGCCTTTGCGCTGGACGACGCGCCCACCGTCATGACGCTGGCAAAAGCAGAATGGCGCAACGGCGATGCGCATGCCGCACTGGCGCTGCTGTCGGGCTTCGACCGGCGCTTTCGCGGACATGCGGCCATTCCGCAGGCCTACGAACTGGCGGCCAGGGTGCTGGTGCAGGGGCTGGGCCGCGCCGACATGGCTCAGCCGATTCTGAAGACGCTCGAATCTCGCTTTCCGGACAGCGAGCAGACGCAGGAAGTGCGCTGGCTGCTGCGGCCATCGGCCTGA
- a CDS encoding rhomboid family intramembrane serine protease: MFYAIPLENKPSWRNPPWMTVLLILVNMIVFWGPQRSEEKADERAAHYYAQSVLPELELPPFVAWLEETRSPRAKAAQRLLARKQTGPLLDGMQREKTFLQKLRADGVITPANPRYPEWKRDRQQYESMKPTAFTERWAQDYTKDAEFKPWTWVTAAFLHGSTGHLLGNMLFLFLFGFSVELALGRGTYLSFYILGAVGASVLADWAYAGKGSYGLGASGAVSALMGMYAVMYRLRRIRFFYQLFFYFNYVTAPALLLLPAWIANELLQHAVGGQGIAYMAHLGGLLAGAALMACAMALNRVKTPETVASEQSNGAEEFNGHVAAARRLGAAMKFEAAAAEWRAAAALQPGDTDTLRAWFNTARLQPASEDFHQAARRIFRLPATDPDTLALQHASYTTYLDQAKPGARLKPDDMARLARRFTRVRQFEDADKLCRVLLKTAPDHPELADTLSACANGLLHAGEREMAKGWLPHLLRLAPNDMVTRALERA; this comes from the coding sequence TTGTTCTACGCCATCCCGCTCGAGAACAAACCGAGCTGGCGCAATCCACCGTGGATGACGGTGCTGCTGATCCTCGTGAACATGATCGTGTTCTGGGGGCCGCAGCGCAGTGAAGAAAAGGCCGACGAACGCGCGGCCCACTATTACGCACAGAGCGTGCTGCCCGAGCTGGAGCTGCCACCCTTCGTCGCGTGGCTCGAGGAAACGCGTTCGCCCCGTGCCAAGGCGGCCCAGCGGCTGCTGGCCCGCAAGCAGACAGGGCCGCTGCTCGACGGCATGCAGCGCGAAAAGACGTTCCTGCAAAAGCTGCGCGCAGATGGCGTGATCACGCCCGCCAACCCACGGTACCCCGAGTGGAAGCGCGACCGGCAGCAATACGAATCGATGAAGCCCACTGCGTTTACCGAACGCTGGGCGCAGGACTACACGAAGGACGCCGAGTTCAAGCCCTGGACGTGGGTGACCGCGGCCTTCCTGCACGGCAGCACCGGGCACCTGCTGGGCAACATGCTGTTCCTCTTCCTGTTCGGCTTCTCGGTCGAACTGGCCCTGGGCCGCGGCACCTACCTGAGCTTCTACATCCTGGGTGCGGTGGGCGCCTCGGTGCTGGCTGACTGGGCCTATGCGGGCAAGGGGAGCTACGGCCTTGGGGCCTCGGGCGCGGTGTCGGCGCTGATGGGCATGTACGCGGTGATGTACCGGCTGCGGCGCATCCGGTTCTTCTACCAGCTGTTCTTCTATTTCAACTACGTCACGGCGCCGGCACTGCTGCTGCTGCCGGCGTGGATTGCCAACGAACTGCTCCAGCACGCGGTGGGCGGCCAGGGCATCGCCTACATGGCGCACCTGGGCGGCCTTCTGGCGGGCGCGGCGCTGATGGCCTGCGCCATGGCGTTGAATCGCGTGAAAACCCCGGAAACCGTGGCCTCGGAACAATCGAATGGCGCCGAGGAGTTCAACGGCCACGTGGCCGCGGCGCGGCGGCTGGGCGCAGCCATGAAATTCGAGGCCGCCGCCGCCGAATGGCGCGCCGCCGCCGCATTGCAACCCGGCGATACCGACACGCTGCGCGCCTGGTTCAACACCGCGCGGCTGCAGCCCGCGAGCGAAGACTTTCACCAGGCCGCGCGACGCATCTTCCGCCTGCCGGCCACCGACCCCGACACGCTGGCCCTGCAGCACGCCAGCTACACCACCTACCTAGACCAGGCCAAGCCCGGCGCGCGCCTGAAGCCCGACGACATGGCCCGGCTTGCGCGCCGCTTCACGCGCGTGCGCCAGTTTGAGGACGCCGACAAGCTGTGCCGCGTGCTGCTGAAAACCGCGCCCGACCATCCGGAACTGGCCGACACGCTGTCGGCCTGCGCCAATGGATTGCTGCATGCCGGCGAGCGCGAGATGGCGAAGGGCTGGCTGCCGCATCTGCTGCGGCTTGCGCCCAACGACATGGTGACGCGCGCCCTCGAGCGCGCCTAG
- the argH gene encoding argininosuccinate lyase translates to MTQNQLDKKSEAWSALFSEPMSDLVKRYTASVFFDKRLWQADIEGSLAHAGMLAAQGIIGKQDHAEIERGMAQIRAEIESGAFEWKLDLEDVHLNIEARLTQLVGDAGKRLHTGRSRNDQVATDVRLWLRGEIDLIAELLVALQVSLVDIAEKNVDVILPGFTHLQVAQPVSFGHHMLAYVEMFSRDAERLQDVRKRVNRLPLGAAALAGTSYPLDRELVAKTLKMDGVCQNSLDAVSDRDFAIEFTAAASLCMVHVSRMSEELILWMSQNFGFIQIADRFTTGSSIMPQKKNPDVPELARGKTGRVVGHLMALITLMKGQPLAYNKDNQEDKEPLFDTVDTLKDTLRIFAEMIGGITVKPEAMEAAALRGYATATDLADYLVKKGLPFRDAHEIVAHAVKAATSHKVDLAELPLAVLQQFNPKIEKDVYDVLSLRGSLNARNILGGTAPAQVKAQIARHRARLA, encoded by the coding sequence ATGACCCAAAACCAACTCGACAAGAAATCCGAAGCCTGGTCGGCCCTGTTCTCCGAACCCATGAGCGACCTCGTGAAGCGCTACACCGCCAGCGTGTTCTTCGACAAGCGTCTGTGGCAGGCCGATATCGAAGGTTCGCTCGCGCATGCCGGCATGCTGGCTGCCCAAGGCATCATCGGCAAGCAGGACCATGCCGAAATCGAGCGTGGGATGGCGCAGATCCGCGCTGAAATCGAATCGGGCGCCTTCGAGTGGAAACTCGACCTCGAAGACGTGCACCTGAACATCGAGGCCCGGCTGACCCAGCTCGTGGGCGACGCCGGCAAGCGCCTGCACACCGGCCGCAGCCGCAACGACCAGGTTGCCACCGACGTGCGCCTGTGGCTGCGCGGCGAAATCGACCTGATTGCCGAATTGCTCGTCGCGCTGCAAGTCTCGCTGGTGGACATCGCCGAAAAGAACGTCGACGTCATCCTGCCCGGCTTCACGCACCTGCAGGTGGCGCAGCCGGTGAGCTTTGGCCATCACATGCTGGCCTACGTGGAAATGTTCAGCCGCGACGCCGAGCGCCTGCAGGACGTGCGCAAGCGCGTCAACCGCCTGCCTCTGGGCGCCGCCGCACTGGCCGGCACCAGCTATCCGCTCGACCGCGAGCTGGTGGCCAAGACCCTGAAGATGGACGGCGTGTGCCAGAACAGCCTGGACGCCGTGAGCGACCGCGACTTCGCCATCGAGTTCACCGCCGCAGCCAGCCTGTGCATGGTGCACGTCAGCCGCATGAGCGAAGAACTCATTCTCTGGATGAGCCAGAACTTCGGCTTCATCCAGATCGCCGACCGCTTCACGACCGGCTCTTCGATCATGCCGCAGAAGAAGAACCCCGACGTGCCCGAGCTGGCGCGCGGCAAGACCGGCCGCGTAGTCGGCCACCTGATGGCGCTCATCACCCTGATGAAGGGCCAGCCGCTGGCCTACAACAAGGACAACCAGGAAGACAAGGAGCCGCTGTTCGACACTGTCGACACGCTGAAGGACACGCTGCGCATCTTTGCCGAGATGATCGGTGGCATCACCGTGAAGCCCGAGGCCATGGAAGCTGCCGCGCTGCGCGGCTACGCCACCGCCACCGACCTGGCCGACTACCTCGTGAAGAAGGGACTGCCCTTCCGCGACGCGCACGAAATCGTGGCCCACGCGGTGAAGGCCGCCACCTCGCACAAGGTCGACCTGGCAGAACTGCCCCTGGCGGTGCTGCAGCAATTCAACCCGAAGATCGAGAAGGACGTGTACGACGTGCTGAGCCTGCGCGGCTCGCTCAATGCGCGCAACATCCTGGGCGGCACCGCGCCGGCGCAGGTCAAGGCGCAGATCGCGCGCCACCGCGCACGGCTTGCCTGA
- a CDS encoding sensor histidine kinase — protein MGWLPNVSVMRNPAILSATSNPTPPASPERGRLPARGGSGLFDACQIGVVLRTVLFVEALVATATLFVSSSPGEWLVQTATVTGGALPATLLWLVAACALKKPLGRLPRQAQYAAGAVLGAVSALYGCGLLRLTGVLGTAPWLASAVAGAFIAGMVMAAMVLRARGQTPAAMTARLEELQSRIRPHFLFNTLNSAIALVREEPAKAETMLEDLAELFRQALADPGESGTLADEIALAERYLAIEQVRFGDRLRIRWDLDAAASSARLPPLLLQPLVENAIKHGVEPSPEGARLRIRTERRGDVVVIEVVNSLPPLRWADEPLPRGHGIALANVRDRLRLLHDMQMQFSAGMDQKNYRVRIAIPAES, from the coding sequence ATGGGTTGGTTACCCAATGTATCTGTGATGCGCAACCCGGCGATTTTATCGGCCACCTCCAACCCCACGCCTCCGGCCTCGCCGGAAAGAGGGCGTTTGCCTGCGCGCGGCGGTTCCGGGCTGTTCGACGCCTGCCAGATCGGCGTGGTCCTGCGCACGGTTCTCTTCGTGGAGGCGCTGGTGGCGACCGCCACGCTTTTCGTGTCGTCCTCCCCGGGCGAATGGCTGGTGCAGACGGCCACCGTCACTGGCGGCGCGCTGCCAGCGACCTTGCTCTGGCTGGTGGCCGCCTGCGCGCTCAAGAAGCCGCTCGGGCGCCTGCCGCGGCAGGCGCAGTACGCGGCGGGCGCAGTGCTGGGCGCCGTTTCGGCGCTTTACGGCTGCGGTCTCTTGCGGCTGACAGGTGTGCTGGGCACGGCGCCGTGGCTTGCCAGCGCCGTGGCGGGCGCCTTCATTGCCGGCATGGTCATGGCCGCCATGGTGCTGCGCGCGCGCGGCCAGACGCCCGCCGCCATGACCGCCCGGCTGGAGGAACTGCAGTCGCGCATCCGTCCGCACTTTCTGTTCAACACCCTCAACAGCGCCATTGCGCTGGTGCGCGAAGAGCCTGCCAAGGCCGAAACCATGCTGGAAGACCTGGCCGAGCTATTTCGCCAGGCGCTGGCCGACCCCGGCGAATCGGGCACGCTGGCCGACGAAATCGCGCTGGCCGAGCGCTACCTCGCCATCGAGCAGGTGCGCTTCGGCGACCGCCTGCGCATCCGCTGGGACCTCGATGCCGCGGCCAGCAGCGCACGGCTGCCGCCGCTGCTGCTGCAGCCGCTGGTCGAGAACGCCATCAAGCACGGCGTGGAGCCCAGCCCCGAAGGCGCCAGGCTGCGCATCCGCACCGAGCGCCGGGGCGACGTGGTGGTGATCGAGGTGGTCAACAGCCTGCCGCCCCTGCGATGGGCCGACGAGCCCTTGCCGCGCGGCCACGGCATTGCATTGGCCAACGTGCGCGACCGGCTGCGGCTGCTGCACGACATGCAGATGCAGTTCAGCGCCGGCATGGACCAGAAGAACTATCGCGTACGCATTGCCATTCCCGCCGAATCATGA
- a CDS encoding LytR/AlgR family response regulator transcription factor, with protein MTLKTLIVDDETLARSRLRTLLRDCRAPAAEVVAEAAQGAEAQQYLASMALDLVLLDVHMPGVDGIEVARMLREQANAPAVVFVTAHAAHAVTAFDLDAVDYLTKPVRAERLQQALQKAERFLKERRALQANAVQESVLIQDRGRAERVPLSEVLYLKSEYKYLTVRTATRSHILDGSLNEFEERYPGRFLRVHRNALVARTAIRALEKYDDGEDAEGWALRLDAIPEPVAVSRRQLAAVREVLKEAR; from the coding sequence ATGACCCTCAAGACCTTGATCGTCGACGACGAAACCCTGGCGCGCTCCAGGCTGCGCACCCTGCTGCGCGACTGCCGAGCGCCCGCGGCCGAAGTGGTGGCCGAGGCGGCCCAGGGCGCCGAGGCGCAGCAATACCTGGCGAGCATGGCGCTCGACCTGGTGCTGCTCGACGTCCACATGCCCGGGGTCGACGGCATCGAGGTGGCGCGCATGCTGCGCGAGCAGGCGAACGCGCCGGCCGTGGTGTTCGTGACCGCCCACGCGGCGCATGCGGTCACGGCCTTCGACCTCGATGCGGTCGACTACCTGACCAAGCCGGTGCGGGCCGAACGCCTGCAGCAGGCGCTGCAGAAGGCCGAGCGTTTTCTGAAGGAGCGGCGGGCGCTGCAGGCCAACGCCGTGCAGGAGAGCGTGCTCATTCAAGACCGGGGCCGCGCCGAGCGGGTGCCGCTCTCGGAGGTGCTCTACCTGAAGTCGGAGTACAAGTACCTCACGGTGCGCACCGCCACCCGCAGCCACATCCTGGACGGTTCGCTGAACGAATTCGAAGAGCGGTACCCGGGGCGCTTTCTGCGGGTGCACCGCAATGCGCTGGTCGCGCGCACCGCCATCCGCGCGCTGGAGAAATACGATGACGGGGAAGACGCCGAAGGCTGGGCCTTGCGTCTAGACGCGATTCCCGAACCCGTCGCGGTTTCGCGGCGGCAACTGGCTGCAGTGCGCGAAGTGCTGAAGGAAGCCCGATGA
- a CDS encoding AI-2E family transporter, whose translation MTDDKNTADETTAAGQPPPEAAETPPELPPEPAAPPAPQAAAAAEPEPEPEPPRMLLHMPVDVRSASLVVLAVLAGVFALRWAAAVFIPLMVSLLLSYALSPLVDRLERWNVPRWIGATVILLGLTGGLGWTGHSLSGSASELLDSLPVAAQKLRQATRSNKSASATPLDSVQQAAAQLERAAEENSARVAARKGVARVVIERPAFNVREYLWSGTVGLLAAAGQFTLVVFLTFFALCSGNTFRRKLIKITGPSLEKKKITVHVLDDITRNIERYLLVQILTSVLVGVATGLAFWGLGLENAAVWGIVAAVTNLIPYIGSVIVMAAAGLVAFLQFNTIEMGLLVAGTSLLIHTLVGNLLLPWLTSRTSRMNPVAVFVGVIFWGWLWGVWGLLLGIPITMVVKSICDRVEDLQPIGELLGD comes from the coding sequence ATGACCGACGACAAGAACACCGCCGACGAGACAACGGCAGCAGGACAGCCTCCGCCGGAGGCTGCCGAAACTCCGCCCGAATTGCCCCCCGAACCCGCGGCGCCGCCCGCGCCGCAAGCCGCCGCCGCCGCCGAGCCCGAACCGGAGCCCGAACCCCCGCGCATGCTGCTGCACATGCCGGTCGATGTGCGCAGCGCTTCGCTGGTGGTGCTTGCGGTGCTGGCCGGCGTCTTCGCGTTGCGATGGGCTGCGGCGGTGTTCATTCCGCTGATGGTGAGCTTGCTGCTGAGCTACGCACTGTCGCCGCTGGTCGACCGGCTGGAGCGCTGGAACGTGCCGCGCTGGATCGGCGCGACGGTGATCCTGCTGGGCCTGACCGGGGGACTGGGCTGGACGGGCCATTCGCTCTCAGGCAGCGCCTCGGAGTTGCTCGATTCGTTGCCGGTTGCGGCGCAAAAGCTGCGGCAGGCTACGCGCAGCAACAAGAGCGCCAGCGCCACGCCGCTCGACAGCGTGCAGCAGGCTGCCGCGCAGCTAGAACGCGCGGCCGAGGAAAACTCCGCCCGCGTCGCGGCCCGCAAGGGCGTGGCGCGGGTCGTCATCGAGCGGCCGGCCTTCAACGTGCGCGAGTACCTTTGGAGCGGCACCGTCGGGCTGCTGGCCGCGGCAGGGCAGTTCACGCTGGTGGTCTTTCTGACCTTCTTCGCGCTGTGCTCGGGCAACACGTTCCGGCGCAAGCTGATCAAGATCACCGGCCCCAGTCTCGAAAAGAAAAAGATCACCGTGCACGTGCTGGACGACATCACGCGCAACATCGAGCGCTACCTGCTGGTGCAGATACTCACCAGCGTGCTGGTCGGCGTTGCCACGGGGCTCGCGTTCTGGGGCCTGGGGCTCGAGAACGCGGCCGTGTGGGGCATTGTTGCGGCGGTGACCAACCTCATTCCGTACATCGGTTCCGTCATCGTCATGGCTGCGGCGGGGCTGGTTGCCTTCTTGCAGTTCAACACCATTGAAATGGGACTGCTCGTGGCTGGTACGTCGCTGCTCATCCACACCCTGGTGGGCAACCTGCTGCTGCCGTGGCTCACCAGCCGCACTAGCCGCATGAACCCCGTGGCGGTGTTCGTCGGCGTGATCTTCTGGGGCTGGCTCTGGGGCGTGTGGGGGCTGCTGCTGGGCATTCCCATCACCATGGTCGTCAAGTCGATCTGCGACCGGGTGGAAGACCTGCAGCCGATCGGGGAACTACTGGGAGACTAG